The Chitinophaga parva genomic sequence GCCCAATGTACGCCGCTAGGTTTTTCATGATCTGTGCCTTTAACTTTTTTTGAAATAATGCGCATCGCAGGCTGTTATAACATCACAACATTTTTTAACAGCGGTGCAGCAGTTTTGTGAGGAGATTTTTTATCCGTGCCTTTGAAGACATCCCTGTTGATTTTGAACGTTTGATAGGTGAGTAGTGCCTGTTTATCCCTTCCTTTGAGAAGATATCCCGGAACCTGATTACCGGTTCCCTTGAGAAAATGGGAGGATGGTTTGATGACGTGGAGCCTGTGCCAACTTAGAGTTTTTTGCCAACGAAAATTAAACGAAGTGTGTGAATGTGAAGGAGTGGAATAGTTAGGGAACCGCCAGGCGGGCAATAGCCGGGGCGAATTGAGGGGTGGGTTTTGGAAGTAGCCGAAGCCGCCCGCCTGCGGGGTACCTGATGCAGATGATGTAAATGTAAAATGTGTATTTTATCCTGTTATCCGGATTTGTCTAAACTTACAACGATCACCGGTATGAATTGCGGATGAGCATAAATGCCCTGTGACAGTGAAACGCGGCGCCCGGCCGGCATAGCCTCGTTCGTGATTCATGACCTGGTATCGGTACAAATAATTACCTGATCTCAATACCTGTTTATAAATAATTTAGCATGGTTTCCGTTTATGTAGACGAGCTGGGGGATTACCCCCGGCTTTCTTTTTCCCGTTAAATACCTGCGCCCCGTTTTTCTTGCACGCGTCCCCGGTTTCTTGCATCAAATTTGCTATCTTCAAAATCCAATTGGAACCCTTTTTAAAACGCGTGCTTTTGTTCAAGATTTTCATTGTAGAAGACGATCCCTGGTATGGCGAAATTTTGCAATATCATTTGGGCCTGAACCCCGACTACGAAGTGACCTTGCTGAAAACCGGCAAAGAGTGCCTGGCACAATTGTCGAAAAAGCCGGATCTCGTAACCATTGACTTTTCCCTGCCCGATCTCAACGGGGAAGAATTGTTCAGGAAGATCCGGGCCACCCAGCCCCACCTGCCGGTGATCGTGATCAGCGCGCAGGACAAGATCACTACGGCCGTAAGCCTCCTGAAACTGGGAGTGGATGATTACCTGGTAAAAGACGATCATACCAAAGAGCTGTTGTGGAAGTCCATCATCCGCATCCGCGAAAATCTTTCCCTCAAAGAAGAGATCAGTGAGCTGAAAGCCGAACTGAAAACGAAATACGATTATTCCAATACCATCGTGGGCAATAGTGCGGCTATCCGGCAGGTGTTCCGCCTCATTGACAAAGCGGCTGCCTCCACCATCAACGTGTCCATTACCGGCGAAACCGGTACCGGCAAGGAAGTGGTGGCCAAGGCGGTGCATTACCACTCGCCCCGCGCCAGCCAGCCCTTTGTGGCAGTGAATATGGCCGCCATTCCCAAAGAACTGGTGGAAAGCGAACTGTTTGGCTACGAAAAAGGGGCCTTCACCGGCGCCCAGCAACGCAAGACGGGCAAGTTTGAAGAGGCAAACGGTGGCACCCTTTTCCTGGACGAGATCGGGGAACTGGAACTGGGCATCCAGAGCAAACTGCTGCGCGTGCTCCAGGAAAAGGAACTGACCCGCCTGGGCGGCAATGGCAAAGTGAAACTGGATTTCCGCCTGGTGGTAGCTACACATAAAAACCTGGCGGATGAAGTGCGTAAAGGCCACTTCCGGGAAGACCTGTACTACCGCATTGTAGGCATGCCCATCGTCCTGCCACCCCTGCGCGAACGGCGGGAAGACATCCTGCTCCTGGCCCAGCATTTCCTGAAATTATACAGCAAAGAAAACAAAGACACGGAATACAAACTCTCCGCGGATGCGCGCCAGAAACTGGTGCAATACCCTTTTCCCGGTAACATCCGGGAACTGAAAGCCGCCGTGGAACTGGCCGCCGTCATGTCTGAGCACCACCAGATCGAAGCCGCAGACATCACCTTCATGAGTGACCTGACCAAAGATCCCCTGGAAGGCAAAGAGATGACGCTGCGCGAATACACAAGGCTGATCATCAAAAATTACCTGGAAAAATACCAGGATAACGTAGTGCTGGTGGCGGAGAAACTGGACATCGGCCGCTCCACGATCTACAAGATGATGCAAACAGGGGAGTTGTAGCGGGTAATCAATTTAACAAACGGACCATCTAACCATATCTGACATGGCAAACATTCAAGACCTGGAAGCGCAGATCAGGAAAACGGAAGCGGAACTGGATGTTTTGCGCCGCCAGCTGGCCGCAGAGCAGGCAGGGCATGCAGGGCCGGTAACGCCGGCGGAGAAGGCGGTGGACCGCAGTGGGGTAGAGCGCATGCAACGTAAGCTGGAACAGGATTCCAGGCGATTGTTCAACGTGCTGTCTAACCTGAACGAGGCCGTGTTGCTGGAAGATGAACAGGGCAATACCCGGATGGTGAATGATACCTTTTGCCGCTTGTTCGGCATTGGGCGGGAAGCCCGCCAGTTATTGCAATTGCCCGCCCGGGTGATCTGGAGGGCCATCCGCAGCAAGTTCAATGACCCTGGCATGTTCCTGCCCGGCATTGAAAAGGTAATGCAGCAGGAAACCCCCACCCTTAATGAAATATTGCTGCTCCATGATCAGCGCATTCTGCAGCGCGATCATATCAAGATCCTTGATGGCCGGCAATTTGCAGGCAGGCTTTGGCGCTTCCGCGATGTAACCGAACAGGTACGCACCAACGAAAAATTGAAGACCAGTGAAGAAAAATACCGCAACATCATTGAAAGCATGAACCTGGGCCTCCTGGAAACAGACAACCAGGAAAACATCATTTATGCCAACCAAAGTTTCTGCGACATCACCGGCTATACGGTAGAGGAGCTGAAAGGCCGCTCTGTGTACAGTGTGCTCACCCGCGGGGAGAACACTTCCCTGATGCGGGAAAAGAATCTGCTGCGCAAGAAAGGCGTGTCTGACGCCTACGAGATCCGGACCCGCGACCGGCGCGGCCATGTAAAGTGGCTGCTGATCAGTGGCGCCCCCCTGTACGACGGCCAGCATACACAGGTAGGCGCTATTAACATTCACCTGGACATTACAGAACAGAAAAAACTGGAAGTGGAACTGCGCGAGGCGAATCTCAAAGCGGCAGAATCGTCCCGCGCAAAAGAGATCTTCTTTGCAAACATGAGCCATGAGATCCGCACGCCCATGAACGGCATCCTGGGCATGACGGAGCTGCTGAAACAAACCGTCCTGGATGAGCAGCAGCAGGGCTACCTGAACGTGATACACCGCTCTGCAGACAACCTGCTCGTGATCATCAATGATATCCTGGATTTCTCTAAAATGGAAGCTGGCAAGCTGCAACTGAAGCAGGTGCATTTTGACCTGTTTGAGCTGGTGTACCAGTTGCAGGCCACCATGCAGCCCCGCCTCCGCGAAAAGAACCTGCTACTTACCGTAGATATTGATGAAACCACACCCCAGCACCTCCTGGGTGATCCTTATCGCCTGAACCAGGTCTTGTTGAATCTTGTAAACAACGCGGTAAAGTTTACAGACCTGGGCTGGGTGAAGATCAGCGTAACCTGCAACCGTATTGCGGAGCGCCAGGTAAGCCTGCACTTTGCCGTGCAGGACACAGGCATTGGCATTTCCCCGGAATACCTGCGCAGCATTTTCCAGAGCTTCTCACAGGAAGATGGTACCGGCACCCGTGAATATGGCGGCACCGGGCTTGGACTGGCCATCACCAAGCAGCTGGTAGAGCTCATGGGTGGGCAGATCAGCATTGAAAGTGAAAAACATACCGGTACCACCGTACACGTGGAGCTAACCTTTAACATAGGCGAGGCGCCGCCCAAAAAAGAAAGCGTTGTCCGCAAACAGACCGATGAACTGAAAGGCCTGAAAATACTGGTAGTAGAAGATAATGAATTTAACCGCCTGGTAGCAGGCTCCCTGTTAAAGAACCACGGCGGCACGGTGCTGGAGGCGGAAGATGGGCGACAGGCCCTGAACGTAATGCTGGGCAACCACGTGGATGCAGTGCTCATGGATATCCAGATGCCGGTAATGAACGGTTATGATGCCGCAAGGCTCATCCGGCAGGAACTGCGCCTGCAAACGCCCATCATTGCCCTCACTGCCAATGCGCTGCAGAGAGAACGTGAAAAATGCCTGCAGGCCGGTATGAACGAGTGGCTGGTGAAACCCGTGAATGAACAGGAACTGATCAGCACCATCCTGCGCCTCCTGGGCCGGATGGCCGACGTAAAGGTGAATATCCTGGAAACCGCCATGGCAGTGGATGACCAGCGTGCGCTATACTCCCTGGAAGGCCTCCGCAAAATGGCCGGCGGCAATACGGACTTTGTCCAGCGCATGGTAAAAGTGTTCACAGACATTACGCCTGCTTACATTAGTGACCTCACAAAAGCCACCCGCGAAAAGGACCTGCATACCATCAAGGCCATAGTGCACAAAATGCGGCCCAGCATTCACAACCTGGCCATTTCAAAACTGTACACGGTAATAGAAGACCTGGAAAGCAGGACCGGGTGGCAGGATGATGTAGCCGGCCATACCCGGTTATTGACGGATACGCTGGCTGAAGTACTGGCGCAAATGGGAAAGGAAATTAGCTGACCGCATTATTGCAGGAACCCCGCCACGGCCGCTGCAAATTCCGGCGTGGACGCCGCATGGTTATGATCGCCTGGCACAGATGTGATCAGCGTGCCATGCGGGAAAACCTTTGCCAGGTCTGGCGCAGAACCATTGTCTACATCGTCTTTGCCACGGATCACCAGTACCGGTTGTTTCACTTGTTGCAATGCCGCCACTGGTGTGCTGGGCTGCTCCTGCTGCATGCAGGCCAGGGCCTGGCGGTCAAGGCCGGCGGTGGTCACATATTGGATCATACCGGCCAGTTCCGGCACGCTATCGCCACGCAGGGCATGGTAAAACATAATCCGGCGCGGCCACTGCGGGTTGGTAAAATCAATGCCCATGCCGCCCAGCACGGCCTTGTGCACGCGCCTGTCCAGCACCAGCAGGCGGGCAGCAATGATGGAGCCACGGGAATAACCCAGTACATCATAGCTACGGATATGCAGCGCATTGAGCAAACCCATAATATCTTTAGCTTCTGCATCATGAGCATAAGCGCTGCTGTCGTGCGGGTGGTCTGAAAGGCCATTGCCACGCAGGTCCAGCGTGATCACGCGGAAACCATGTGCCAGGAGGGTATCCGGGAGGGCTGCTTTTTTCCAGGTACTGCTGTTTACAATAAAACCATGAATGAGTAATACGGCGGGGCCTTTATCGCCCTTTACTTCGTAGTAGATCTTAGTGCCGTCAAAAGAGGTGTAGTATTGGCCTGTATGCTGCGCCCACAGCGGGCCCGCAGCCAGTAAGAAAAGGAGGATCAAACAAAATTGCCTGCGCATAAGGAACAGTTTTTTCCGGGGAAGAAAAATAGCCCTCGCAGCAAGGCGCGGGCCATCTGTTAATGTGGAATAAAAAAATTACACCAGGTTCTTTTTAATATAGTCAATGCTGGTGATGATGGCTTGTTTGGGCGGCGCGGCAGTGTAGGCTTCCTGTTCTACAAAGAAGTTTTCAAAGCCCGCTTCTTTCTTGTGTTGGAAGATCTTTTTAAAATCGATCACACCTTTACCTACTTCACAGCTCTCCTTTTGCGGTTGCAGGCGCATGTCTTTAACATGCCACATGGGGAAGCGCCCGGGATATTTGTTGAACAGGTCTTCCGGCTTGATGCCCGCATACACTACCCAGTAAATATCCATTTCAAAATGTACCAGCTTGGGATCTGTGTTGGCCAGCAGGATGTCGTACCCCCTGGTGCCATTGAGATCCCCGAATTCAAAATTGTGGTTGTGGTAAGCCAGGCGCATGCCCGCGTTGTTCACCAGCTCTCCTGCATGGTTGAAGCGGTCTGCCAGTTTTTTGTAATCATCCGCAGTGGTGCGCAGCTTGTCAATGAGATAGGGGATGGTCACAAAATCGTGGCCCAGTGTTTTTGCATCTTCGATCACGGTTTTTACCTCGTCATCATTGCCCTTCAGCAGGTAGTCCATCAGGGCGTAGTGGGCGCTGGTGGTTTGTAGGTTATTGGCTTGCAGCAGCGCCTTCATTTCCGGCACGCTCAGGCCAAAGTACTGGCGCCTGTTGTAGCCAAACAGTTCTACGTTGGTGTAGCCCGTTTTGGCAATGGCTTCAATGGTGCCTTTAATGTCTTTCTGTGCATCCGTGCGCAGGGTGTAGAGTTGAAGGCCGATCAGTTTTTCTTTGGAGGTGGCAGCATGAGCCGCAAAACGTGGAGCAAGAAGGGCTGCGGCAGACAGTAAACCTGCACTGCGCAGGAAGTCCCGGCGTGTAGTCATAAGTGAAATTTTATAAACGTGTCCGGGCAAAATACACAACAAAACTGATGTTTTAACATCAAAATTTGCGCCACCGGAAAAATAATAGTGTACAGAACACACTTTATCAAAAGGGCTTTGTATTTTACCGTTCTCAAAAGCATCCACGTTATATGCAAGCATTGAAAACCATGGCCGCATCGCTGTTGCTGGCCGGCGCCACCGCGGCCCCCGCCCTTGCCCAGCAGGCCTATACTGTACAAAGCCCGGACGGGCACCTGTCTGCCCGCATTTTTACCGGCCCTCAGCTGCGTTACCAGTTACTCCGCGATGGGGAAACCCTCATTGATACTTCTGCTATTTCCCTGCAGCTCTCCACCGGTGAGATCCTGGGTAAGCCCGCCCTGGTGCGCTCCCAGCACAAAGGCAGCGTGCAGCAAATTATCAGCGCGCCGGTGTATAAAAGAAAAACCGTCAATGATCACTATAATGAACTTACACTTGCGCTGAAAGGCGATTACAGCGTAGTGTTCCGTGCCTATAATGAAGGCGTGGCTTACCGTTTTGCCACCAGTAAGAAAGCCGCTTTTGATGTGGTGAATGAAGAAGCCACGTTCAACTTCCCGGCCAATGACAGTGCCTGGGTGCCTTACGTGCGCCAGGATAATCCCGCTTCGTTTGATGCGCAATTCTATAACTCCTTTGAAAATACCTACACGGTGGCGCCCCTGGCCAGCCTGGACAGCCGCCGCCTGGCGTTTTTGCCGGTGGCGGTCAATGCAGCCGGTGGCAAGCACATTGCCATCACGGAGGCCGACCTGGAGAACTACCCGGGCATGTATGTGAATGGTGGTCACGGGCAAACGCTGAAAGGCGTGTTTGCCCCGGCTCCCAAAGACATCGAGGCCGGTGGCCACAACATGTTGCAGGGGGTGGTGAAAACCCGCCAGCCTTACATTGCCCATTGCGAAGGGGCGCGCAACTTCCCCTGGCGCATTATGGC encodes the following:
- a CDS encoding sigma-54-dependent transcriptional regulator, coding for MLLFKIFIVEDDPWYGEILQYHLGLNPDYEVTLLKTGKECLAQLSKKPDLVTIDFSLPDLNGEELFRKIRATQPHLPVIVISAQDKITTAVSLLKLGVDDYLVKDDHTKELLWKSIIRIRENLSLKEEISELKAELKTKYDYSNTIVGNSAAIRQVFRLIDKAAASTINVSITGETGTGKEVVAKAVHYHSPRASQPFVAVNMAAIPKELVESELFGYEKGAFTGAQQRKTGKFEEANGGTLFLDEIGELELGIQSKLLRVLQEKELTRLGGNGKVKLDFRLVVATHKNLADEVRKGHFREDLYYRIVGMPIVLPPLRERREDILLLAQHFLKLYSKENKDTEYKLSADARQKLVQYPFPGNIRELKAAVELAAVMSEHHQIEAADITFMSDLTKDPLEGKEMTLREYTRLIIKNYLEKYQDNVVLVAEKLDIGRSTIYKMMQTGEL
- a CDS encoding PAS domain S-box protein, with the protein product MANIQDLEAQIRKTEAELDVLRRQLAAEQAGHAGPVTPAEKAVDRSGVERMQRKLEQDSRRLFNVLSNLNEAVLLEDEQGNTRMVNDTFCRLFGIGREARQLLQLPARVIWRAIRSKFNDPGMFLPGIEKVMQQETPTLNEILLLHDQRILQRDHIKILDGRQFAGRLWRFRDVTEQVRTNEKLKTSEEKYRNIIESMNLGLLETDNQENIIYANQSFCDITGYTVEELKGRSVYSVLTRGENTSLMREKNLLRKKGVSDAYEIRTRDRRGHVKWLLISGAPLYDGQHTQVGAINIHLDITEQKKLEVELREANLKAAESSRAKEIFFANMSHEIRTPMNGILGMTELLKQTVLDEQQQGYLNVIHRSADNLLVIINDILDFSKMEAGKLQLKQVHFDLFELVYQLQATMQPRLREKNLLLTVDIDETTPQHLLGDPYRLNQVLLNLVNNAVKFTDLGWVKISVTCNRIAERQVSLHFAVQDTGIGISPEYLRSIFQSFSQEDGTGTREYGGTGLGLAITKQLVELMGGQISIESEKHTGTTVHVELTFNIGEAPPKKESVVRKQTDELKGLKILVVEDNEFNRLVAGSLLKNHGGTVLEAEDGRQALNVMLGNHVDAVLMDIQMPVMNGYDAARLIRQELRLQTPIIALTANALQREREKCLQAGMNEWLVKPVNEQELISTILRLLGRMADVKVNILETAMAVDDQRALYSLEGLRKMAGGNTDFVQRMVKVFTDITPAYISDLTKATREKDLHTIKAIVHKMRPSIHNLAISKLYTVIEDLESRTGWQDDVAGHTRLLTDTLAEVLAQMGKEIS
- a CDS encoding alpha/beta fold hydrolase, with translation MRRQFCLILLFLLAAGPLWAQHTGQYYTSFDGTKIYYEVKGDKGPAVLLIHGFIVNSSTWKKAALPDTLLAHGFRVITLDLRGNGLSDHPHDSSAYAHDAEAKDIMGLLNALHIRSYDVLGYSRGSIIAARLLVLDRRVHKAVLGGMGIDFTNPQWPRRIMFYHALRGDSVPELAGMIQYVTTAGLDRQALACMQQEQPSTPVAALQQVKQPVLVIRGKDDVDNGSAPDLAKVFPHGTLITSVPGDHNHAASTPEFAAAVAGFLQ
- a CDS encoding sugar phosphate isomerase/epimerase family protein: MTTRRDFLRSAGLLSAAALLAPRFAAHAATSKEKLIGLQLYTLRTDAQKDIKGTIEAIAKTGYTNVELFGYNRRQYFGLSVPEMKALLQANNLQTTSAHYALMDYLLKGNDDEVKTVIEDAKTLGHDFVTIPYLIDKLRTTADDYKKLADRFNHAGELVNNAGMRLAYHNHNFEFGDLNGTRGYDILLANTDPKLVHFEMDIYWVVYAGIKPEDLFNKYPGRFPMWHVKDMRLQPQKESCEVGKGVIDFKKIFQHKKEAGFENFFVEQEAYTAAPPKQAIITSIDYIKKNLV